Proteins encoded within one genomic window of Hermetia illucens chromosome 2, iHerIll2.2.curated.20191125, whole genome shotgun sequence:
- the LOC119647558 gene encoding threonine aspartase 1 yields the protein MAGFVAVHTGAGNCVDETKYQKVIKEACLRGVHILRNGGTALEACEASITRLENSGNTNSGFGSNLTWDGKVECEASIMDGATLQFGACTNVRTVKNPIQLARNICSRQGRMLTFERIPPMILAGDGAELYAKELGLQLVDPSMLVSSKAQRCYEHYKSKIKTASSVYNTQITSLDTVGAVCVDGNGNIAAGCSSGGLILKISGRVGQAASFGAGCWAEVTDDRMVGTCTTGNGEYLIKTLLARELATDLLSCTCPTTSLHQTFKGKFLESKLLPRDKELYGGSLAIIFNRGSEDGELLWGHTTKSLCLGYMSTHQKTPKFVNSSLPTYSKPGESIIVSGQAFRLSMNN from the exons ATGGCGGGATTCGTTGCTGTGCATACAG GTGCAGGCAATTGCGTAGACGAAACAAAGTATCAAAAAGTGATAAAAGAGGCCTGTTTGCGAGGAGTTCATATTTTACGAAACGGCGGAACTGCCTTGGAAGCTTGTGAAGCTTCCATAACAAGACTAGAAAATTCGGGAAATACAAATTCTGGTTTTGGATCAAATTTGACATGGGATGGTAAAGTTGAATGTGAAGCATCCATCATGGATGGAGCGACATTACAATTTGGAGCATGTACGAATGTAAGAACCGTGAAAAACCCGATTCAGCTTGCTCGCAACATATGCAGTCGCCAAGGAAGAATGCTAACATTTGAAAGAATACCGCCTATGATATTAGCTGGAGATGGAGCTGAACTGTACGCGAAAGAATTGGGATTGCAGCTTGTTGACCCATCGATGCTGGTTTCATCAAAAGCGCAGAGATGCTATGAACATTataaatcgaaaataaaaaCGGCATCCAGTGTATATAACACACAAATAACTAGTCTCGATACGGTGGGCGCAGTTTGTGTTGATGGAAACGGTAATATAGCGGCGGGTTGCAGTTCTGGAGGACTTATATTAAAGATTTCGGGGAGAGTGGGGCAAGCGGCAAGTTTCGGTGCCGGCTGTTGGGCAGAAGTTACAGACGATCGTATGGTTGGCACATGCACAACCGGAAATGGGGAATATTTGATAAAAACGCTATTAGCCAGAGAATTAGCAACTGATTTACTATCATGCACATGCCCGACAACATCATTACATCAGACGTTCAAAGGGAAATTTTTGGAATCTAAACTTCTACCTAGAGACAAGGAACTCTATGGAGGGTCGTTAGCTATAATTTTTAATCGTGGGAGCGAAGATGGAGAATTATTATGGGGCCACACTACAAAGTCTCTTTGCCTAGGTTATATGTCAACGCATCAAAAAACGCCAAAG TTTGTGAATTCATCGCTGCCAACCTACAGCAAGCCCGGCGAGTCAATAATTGTAAGTGGTCAAGCTTTTAGATTATCAATGAATAATTAG
- the LOC119649753 gene encoding uncharacterized protein LOC119649753: MGLIDFKSGNSSYERPTMPTIQVSNAKRRCEACKTNPTTNDNKTTAVGNICRKISSSKHYIRASKSCYLRYFGDPSGNDEENDDLDEDDRQRPSTSKGLPPKRRRHSINALKYII; the protein is encoded by the exons ATGGGCTTGATCGATTTCAAATCCGGAAATTCAAGTTACGAACGGCCAACAATGCCTACAATACAG GTTAGCAATGCGAAACGTAGATGTGAGGCATGCAAAACTAACCCGACTACAAACGATAATAAAACGACGGCCGTGGGTAATATTTGCAggaaaatttcttcttcgaaacaTTACATACGGGCATCTAAGTCATGCTACCTACGTTACTTCGGAGACCCAAGTGGTAATGACGAGGAAAATGATGATCTGGACGAGGATGATCGACAACGGCCATCGACATCAAAGGGGCTACCGCCAAAACGTCGCCGTCACTCGATCAATGCTTTGAAATAtatcatttga
- the LOC119648436 gene encoding uncharacterized protein LOC119648436 — protein MNSLSSSKHDHDPLPSDISSAIKPIYEELSKEELLERSVGGFTQNNNESLNQLIWKITPKILPAGSKILDIAAYVAAGTFHEGIAALLLLMHSMDLKLGRNSHQYERKEDESRILAAQKKLTLRLEKQEFVTDKSRWILPLQQALYYMVLESMTPYESVMSYPDYAKRTFFEESQGMTCQRLNFQYFSMKISQTTYEIYIFCMVY, from the exons ATGAATTCTCTATCATCATCTAAACACGATCACGACCCGTTACCAAGTGACATTTCATCAGCCATCAAACCGATTTATGAAGAACTCAGTAAGGAAGAGCTCTTGGAACGATCCGTTGGTGGTTTTACGCAAAATAACAACGAAAGCCTAAACcaattaatttggaaaattacgccaaaaattcttcctgcTGGATCAAAAATACTCGACATTGCTGCATATGTCGCTGCCGGTACATTCCATGAAGGAATCGCAGCATTATTACTGCTCATGCACAGTATGGATTTAAAACTTGGCCGAAATAGCCACCAGTACGAACGAAAAGAGGATGAGAGCCGCATACTTGCAGCACAAAAAAAGCTGACGCTGAGACTCGAAAAGCAAGAGTTCGTCACAGACAAGAGCAGGTGGATATTGCCACTGCAGCAGGCACTTTATTATATGGTGCTGGAATCGATGACTCCAT ATGAATCTGTCATGAGTTATCCTGACTACGCCAAGAGAACTTTTTTTGAGGAGTCACAGGGGATGACGTGTCAACGccttaattttcaatatttttctatgaaaatttcacaaactacttatgaaatatatattttttgcatGGTATATTGA